In one window of Helianthus annuus cultivar XRQ/B chromosome 17, HanXRQr2.0-SUNRISE, whole genome shotgun sequence DNA:
- the LOC110920820 gene encoding plasma membrane ATPase 1 has translation MAEADDIMEAVKKEAVDLETIPVEEVFENLRCSKEGLTSKDAEKRLEIFGHNKLEEKEESKILKFLGFMWNPLSWVMEVAAIMAIALANGGGKPPDWQDFVGIITLLVINSTISFIEENNAGNAAAALMAHLAPKAKVLRDGKWNEEEAAILVPGDIISIKLGDIIPADARLLEGDPLKIDQSALTGESLPVTKLPGDGVYSGSTCKQGEIEAVVIATGVHTFFGKAAHLVDSTNQVGHFQKVLTAIGNFCICSIAIGMVVEIIVMYPIQNRKYRPGIDNLLVLLIGGIPIAMPTVLSVTMAIGSHRLSQQGAITKRMTAIEEMAGMDVLCSDKTGTLTLNKLSVDKNLIEIFAKGVDADMVVLMAARASRVENQDAIDAAIVGMLADPKEARGGIQEVHFLPFNPTDKRTALTYIDGENKMHRVSKGAPEQILNLAHNKSEIERRVHLVIDKFAERGLRSLAVAYQEVPAGKKESPGGPWEFIGLMPLFDPPRHDSAETIRRALNLGVSVKMITGDQLAIGKETGRRLGMGTNMYPSSALLGQNKDESIAALPIDELIEKADGFAGVFPEHKYEIVKRLQARKHICGMTGDGVNDAPALKKADIGIAVADATDAARSASDIVLTQPGLSVIISAVLTSRAIFQRMKNYTIYAVSITIRIVLGFMLLALIWKFDFPPFMVLIIAILNDGTIMTISKDRVKPSPQPDSWKLAEIFATGIILGSYLAMMTVIFFWAAYETDFFPRVFGVSSLQKTGQVTLDDVKKKLASAVYLQVSTISQALIFVTRSRSWSVYERPGALLFGAFLIAQLIATLIAVYADWNFSAIEGIGWGWAGVIWLYNIVFYIPLDFIKLFIRYAISGRAWDLVIDQRVAFTRKRNFGKEDRELKWAQAQRTLHGLDPPEIHSVDRNNHNELNQMAEDAKRRAEMTRLRELLTLKGHVESVVKLKNIDIDTIQQSYTV, from the exons ATGGCGGAGGCGGATGATATTATGGAAGCCGTGAAGAAGGAAGCGGTTGATTTG GAAACGATACCAGTCGAGGAAGTTTTCGAAAATTTGAGATGTTCCAAAGAAGGGCTAACATCAAAGGATGCTGAAAAGAGATTAGAGATATTTGGGCACAATAAGCTTGAAGAGAAGGAG GAAAGCAAAATTTTGAAGTTCTTAGGGTTTATGTGGAACCCACTATCATGGGTCATGGAAGTTGCAGCAATTATGGCCATTGCACTTGCCAATGGAGGA GGTAAACCACCTGACTGGCAGGATTTTGTTGGGATTATCACACTGCTTGTCATAAATTCAACAATAAGCTTTATAGAGGAGAACAATGCTGGTAACGCAGCAGCAGCTCTCATGGCACACCTTGCACCTAAAGCGAAG GTGCTTCGCGATGGAAAATGGAATGAGGAAGAAGCAGCAATTCTTGTTCCAGGTGATATAATCAGTATTAAACTAGGAGATATCATCCCAGCAGATGCTCGACTTCTTGAGGGTGATCCTTTAAAGATAGACCAg TCTGCTTTAACAGGTGAATCCCTTCCTGTAACAAAGCTCCCTGGGGATGGAGTTTATTCAGGCTCTACATGCAAACAGGGGGAAATTGAAGCAGTGGTTATTGCGACAGGTGTGCATACCTTCTTTGGAAAGGCTGCACATCTTGTAGATTCTACAAACCAAGTAGGCCATTTTCAGAAG GTTCTGACAGCGATTGGGAACTTCTGTATATGTTCAATTGCAATCGGAATGGTAGTAGAAATCATCGTGATGTACCCAATTCAAAACCGTAAATATCGTCCTGGAATTGACAATTTGCTAGTGCTTCTCATTGGTGGAATTCCTATTGCAATGCCAACAGTTTTATCGGTCACAATGGCAATTGGTTCTCATCGTTTATCTCAGCAG GGAGCTATCACAAAAAGAATGACAGCAATAGAAGAAATGGCAGGCATGGATGTTCTTTGCAGTGATAAAACTGGGACTTTGACCCTGAACAAGCTTTCGGTTGACAAAAATCTTATAGAG ATATTTGCTAAAGGAGTGGATGCTGATATGGTGGTGTTGATGGCTGCAAGAGCTTCTAGGGTGGAAAACCAAGACGCAATAGATGCTGCCATAGTAGGGATGTTGGCTGACCCTAAGGAG GCACGGGGAGGTATTCAAGAGGTCCATTTCCTTCCATTCAACCCTACCGATAAGAGGACAGCATTAACTTACATTGATGGTGAAAACAAAATGCATCGTGTCAGTAAGGGTGCTCCTGAACAG ATTTTGAATCTTGCACATAATAAATCAGAAATTGAGCGTAGAGTACATCTTGTGATAGATAAGTTTGCCGAGCGTGGTTTACGATCCCTTGCAGTAGCCTACcag GAAGTCCCTGCGGGAAAGAAGGAAAGCCCAGGAGGTCCATGGGAGTTTATCGGTCTTATGCCTCTCTTTGACCCACCCAGACATGACAGTGCAGAGACAATTAGAAGGGCTTTGAATCTGGGAGTAAGCGTCAAAATGATCACAG GCGATCAGCTAGCAATAGGAAAGGAAACAGGACGGCGTCTAGGAATGGGGACCAACATGTACCCTTCATCTGCATTACTGGGACAGAACAAAGACGAGTCAATTGCCGCCTTACCCATTGACGAGTTGATTGAAAAAGCTGATGGATTTGCTGGTGTCTTTCCTG AGCATAAATATGAAATTGTGAAACGTTTACAAGCAAGAAAGCATATATGTGGTATGACTGGTGATGGAGTGAATGATGCACCTGCACTTAAGAAAGCGGACATTGGAATTGCGGTTGCAGATGCAACTGATGCTGCACGTAGTGCGTCTGATATAGTGCTGACTCAACCTGGTCTTAGTGTTATTATCAGTGCAGTACTAACTAGCCGAGCAATCTTTCAGAGGATGAAAAATTACACT ATATACGCAGTTTCCATTACTATCCGTATAGTG CTTGGTTTCATGCTACTAGCCCTCATATGGAAGTTTGACTTTCCACCCTTCATGGTCCTGATCATTGCAATTCTTAACGACG GTACCATTATGACAATTTCCAAGGATAGAGTGAAACCGTCTCCTCAACCGGACAGCTGGAAATTGGCAGAGATTTTCGCTACAGGGATCATTCTCGGTAGCTACTTGGCTATGATGACTGTAATTTTCTTCTGGGCTGCGTATGAGACCGATTTTTTCCCG CGTGTTTTTGGAGTTTCTAGCCTTCAGAAAACTGGTCAAGTTACATTGGACGATGTTAAAAAAAAGCTAGCCTCAGCAGTATACCTACAAGTGAGCACCATCAGTCAAGCTTTAATATTTGTTACACGTTCTAGGAGCTGGTCCGTTTATGAACGTCCAGGAGCTCTACTTTTCGGTGCCTTCTTGATTGCTCAATTG attgCAACGTTGATTGCAGTTTATGCAGACTGGAATTTTTCTGCAATCGAAGGGATCGGATGGGGTTGGGCAGGTGTAATATGGCTCTACAACATTGTATTCTACATCCCACTCGATTTCATAAAGTTGTTCATCAGATATGCTATAAGTGGTAGAGCATGGGATCTTGTCATTGACCAACGC GTTGCTTTCACCAGGAAAAGAAACTTTGGGAAGGAAGACCGTGAGCTTAAATGGGCTCAAGCACAACGGACACTACACGGGCTGGACCCGCCTGAAATACATAGCGTTGACCGCAACAACCACAATGAACTTAATCAGATGGCTGAAGATGCAAAACGCCGAGCTGAGATGACAAG GTTGCGAGAGTTGCTTACGCTGAAAGGTCACGTGGAATCAGTTGTAAAACTGAAGAACATCGACATAGATACCATCCAACAATCCTACACTGTGTGA